Proteins encoded within one genomic window of Humulus lupulus chromosome 1, drHumLupu1.1, whole genome shotgun sequence:
- the LOC133834221 gene encoding uncharacterized protein LOC133834221, whose translation MADDRERAIREYAAPMFDELNPGILANELRNRPQGTLPSDTENPRKDGKEHCKEVTLRSGKNVELTEDNCTRNNEPTSIQSSGDKGDKAVKSKNLNADPEAIPPQNATGKPISKPPPPFPQRFQKQQQDSQFRRFLDRRLGEFETVALTEGCSAILKSKIPPKLKDPGNFTIPCSIGGRDVGRALCDLGVSINLMPMSIFKKLGIGEARPTTVILQLADRSMAHPEGKIEDVLVQVDKFIFPADFIILDYEADRYFLDEVEECSRLSVIESIVAEKFHKEACKDGVGVRSLEELENLSEEEESQVTWVKSKQPFAKFRRPFESLNLSEGNFKPPKPSIQEPPKLELKPLPSHLKYAFLRDNETMPVIISAMLGAEKESLLLAVLKKYTRAIG comes from the exons ATGGCTGATGATAGAGAGAGAGCCATAAGGGAGTATGCTGCCCCCATGTTTGATGAGCTTAATCCGGGCatt CTTGCTAATGAGCTAAGGAATAGACCACAAGGCACCTTGCCTAGTGATACAGAAAATCCAAGGAAagatggcaaggagcattgcaaggaGGTTACCTTGAGAAGTGGCAAAAATGTGGAATTGACTGAGGACAATTGTACTAGAAACaacgagcccacttcaatccaaagtagtggGGACAAAGGAGACAAAGCTGTGAAATCAAAAAATTTAAATGCTGATCCTGAAGCAATTCCTCCACAAAATGCTACAGGAAAGCCTATAAGCAAGCCccctccaccatttcctcagcgCTTTCAAAAGCAGCAACAAGATAGTCAATTTCGGagatttttagat AGGAGGCTTGGTGAATTTGAAACAGTGGCGTTGACTGAAGGGTGTAGTGCTATATTGAAGAGtaaaattcctcctaaattgaAGGATCCGGGCAACTTCACAATTCCTTGTTCTATTGGTGGTAGAGATGTTGGTAGAGCACTTTGTGACTTGGGGGTtagtatcaatttgatgcccatgtcaaTTTTCAAGAAGTTGGGGATTGGAGAAGCAAGACCAACCACAGTCATTTTGCAATTAGCGGATCGTTCTATGGCACACCCggaaggaaaaattgaagatgtACTTGTGCAAGTTGATAAATTCATCTTTCCGGCTGATTTCATCATCCTTGATTATGAAGCGGATAGATAT TTTCTGGATGAGGTTGAGGAATGTTCTAGGCTAAGTGTAATTGAGTCTATTGTCGCTGAAAAATTCCATAAGGAAGCTTGTAAAGATGGAGTGGGGGTGAGGTCACTTGAAGAGCTTGAAAACTTAAGTGAAGAGGAAGAAAGCCAAGTTACATGGGTGAAGTCAAAGCAGCCCTTTGCTAAATTTAGGAGGCCTTTTGAGTCATTGAACTTGTCGGAAGGGAATTTTAAGCCTCCTAAGCCTTCTATTCAAGAGCCACCAAAATTAGAGTTGAAGCCTTTGCCTAGTCACTTGAAGTATGCTTTTTTGAGAGATAATGAGACCATGCCTGTGATTATTTCAGCCATGTTAGGAGCTGAAAAAGAGAGTTTGTTGCTGGCTGTTTTGAAGAAATACACAAGGGCCATTGGTTAG